A single region of the Thermoleophilum album genome encodes:
- a CDS encoding tRNA (adenosine(37)-N6)-dimethylallyltransferase, whose amino-acid sequence MNPARRRRPVIALFGPTGVGKTELAIALAARLRALGEDPVAISADAMQVYRGLETLTAAPTPAERRQLDHQLVSFVPVTRTFSVGEYMPLAHRAVDAALESGRTPIVVGGTGLYVRAALCELDLRPAPPPGLRAALEARLAEHGPEELHRELAARAPALAARIPPRDRSRIVRALELLAMGVNPEPVRTGRNRLWTRETRLPTVLVGVVMARENLYERIGRRAERIFARARDEVVAADAAGASRTARQAIGFEEVLRGDLEGLKRQSRRLAKAQLTWLRKLPDLATVDVTDLDAERAAERILAQLRRREHG is encoded by the coding sequence GTGAACCCGGCGCGACGCCGGCGACCGGTTATCGCGCTGTTCGGTCCCACCGGGGTGGGAAAGACCGAGCTCGCGATCGCACTCGCCGCGAGGCTGCGCGCTCTCGGCGAGGACCCGGTCGCGATCTCGGCCGATGCGATGCAGGTGTACCGCGGCCTCGAAACGCTCACCGCGGCACCGACGCCAGCCGAGCGACGCCAGCTCGACCACCAGCTCGTCTCGTTCGTCCCGGTTACCCGCACCTTTTCGGTCGGCGAGTACATGCCGCTCGCCCACCGGGCGGTCGACGCAGCCTTGGAGAGCGGCCGCACGCCGATCGTCGTCGGCGGAACCGGGCTGTACGTACGCGCCGCCCTGTGCGAGCTCGATCTCCGGCCCGCCCCGCCACCCGGCCTTCGCGCGGCGCTCGAAGCGCGGCTCGCCGAGCATGGCCCCGAGGAGCTCCACCGCGAGCTTGCAGCGCGCGCGCCTGCACTCGCCGCACGGATACCACCGCGCGACCGCAGCCGCATCGTGCGCGCCCTCGAGCTCCTGGCGATGGGGGTGAACCCCGAGCCCGTACGCACGGGGCGCAACCGTCTGTGGACCCGCGAAACGCGGCTGCCGACCGTGCTCGTGGGGGTAGTGATGGCGCGCGAGAACCTCTACGAGCGGATCGGTCGACGCGCTGAACGCATCTTCGCCCGCGCACGCGACGAGGTTGTCGCTGCCGACGCCGCCGGCGCCTCGCGCACGGCGCGGCAAGCAATCGGCTTCGAGGAGGTGCTGCGCGGCGATCTGGAGGGACTGAAAAGGCAGTCGCGGCGGCTTGCCAAGGCGCAGCTGACGTGGCTGCGCAAGCTTCCGGACCTCGCCACGGTCGACGTCACCGACCTCGACGCCGAGCGGGCGGCGGAGCGGATCCTCGCGCAGCTGCGTCGCCGCGAGCACGGATAG